One part of the Gossypium raimondii isolate GPD5lz chromosome 1, ASM2569854v1, whole genome shotgun sequence genome encodes these proteins:
- the LOC105785628 gene encoding 1,4-alpha-glucan-branching enzyme 2-1, chloroplastic/amyloplastic, whose product MDIQEHSYYASFGYHVTNFFAPSSRFGTLDDLKSLIDKAYELGILVLMDIVHSHASNNLLDGLNMFDGTDGHYFHTGSRGHHSVWDSRLFNYGSWEVLRYLLSNARWWLEEYKFDGYRFDGVTSMMYIHHGLQYYIC is encoded by the exons ATGGATATTCAAGAGCACTCATATTATGCTAGCTTCGG gTACCATGTGACAAACTTCTTTGCACCTAGTAGTCGCTTTGGAACCCTTGATGACCTCAAGTCACTGATAGATAAGGCTTATGAGTTGGGTATACTTGTTCTTATGGATATTGTGCACAG CCATGCTTCCAATAATTTGTTAGATGGGCTAAACATGTTTGATGGAACTGATGGTCATTACTTCCACACGGGGTCAAGGGGTCATCACTCGGTGTGGGATTCTCGCCTTTTTAATTATGGAAGCTGGGAA GTACTGAGGTATCTTCTTTCAAATGCAAGATGGTGGCTGGAGGAGTATAAGTTTGATGGGTATAGATTTGATGGTGTGACTTCAATGATGTACATCCATCATGGGTTGCAGTATTATATCTGTTGA